A portion of the Thalassotalea sp. LPB0316 genome contains these proteins:
- a CDS encoding sensor histidine kinase, translating into MSTLAFASYWYINHHKFQLAKSFESIANIIGERSVDFLVANQGEELTQDLKRLDSLATVDQIFIFKVNAQTNTDTIFSRYKKFKDAPTFKVNLEEIKKLTKTTFQGDTIEYAKPIYLNENLLGYVYLHGNISDVTITNRNIMLMLAVLVFLSVVTSLIVGFLLLKKIRRPLSVISDSIIDVTQKKDYSQKCPTQPFAEAQILTNNLNLLYERTDKLIKKHIGNAKQLKEQNQELENKVVSRTDALKESNSELLSTLEQLHQYQEQLVENEKMASLGDLVAGVAHEVNTPIGLGVTASTLMIDKLEGLKAEFKNKTLKPSQLDKYIEESEENLQIIIRNLDRAANLISSFKQVAVDQSVEDERDFNMKQLIDDVFLTLTPKIKNYQYQLAVTCDENLMIRSKPSPITQVLINLIINSFIHGFENIDNGQITIIVRASDDRLTITYSDDGNGVKPEMQDKIFEPFSTTKRGEGGSGLGMHLVYNLVTQALKGTIQLDTTQEKGATFIIDFPIELLTKTE; encoded by the coding sequence ATGAGCACACTAGCTTTTGCGAGTTATTGGTATATCAATCATCACAAATTCCAACTTGCCAAATCTTTTGAGTCTATCGCCAATATCATTGGCGAGCGCAGTGTAGACTTTTTAGTCGCTAATCAAGGGGAAGAACTCACTCAAGACTTAAAGCGACTGGATAGCCTTGCAACTGTTGATCAGATATTCATTTTCAAAGTAAACGCTCAAACGAATACTGACACCATATTCAGCCGTTACAAAAAATTTAAAGACGCGCCTACTTTCAAAGTGAATTTAGAAGAAATCAAAAAACTCACCAAAACGACATTTCAAGGCGACACGATTGAATACGCCAAACCTATTTATTTAAATGAAAACTTGCTTGGCTACGTCTATCTCCATGGCAATATTAGCGATGTAACAATCACAAACCGCAATATCATGTTGATGCTGGCTGTGTTAGTTTTTTTATCAGTTGTTACCAGCCTCATTGTCGGCTTTTTATTATTGAAAAAAATTCGCCGCCCGTTATCAGTAATTTCAGACTCGATAATCGACGTTACTCAGAAAAAAGATTACAGCCAAAAATGCCCCACACAACCATTTGCCGAAGCACAAATACTGACTAACAACCTCAATTTATTATATGAGCGCACCGATAAACTGATTAAAAAACACATTGGTAACGCCAAACAACTAAAAGAGCAAAACCAAGAATTAGAAAACAAAGTGGTCAGCCGAACCGATGCGCTAAAAGAGTCGAACAGCGAACTACTCTCTACCTTAGAACAGCTTCACCAATATCAAGAGCAACTGGTTGAAAATGAGAAAATGGCCTCGCTCGGCGATTTAGTTGCAGGGGTTGCTCATGAGGTAAACACCCCGATCGGATTAGGTGTAACGGCTTCAACCTTAATGATCGACAAGCTAGAAGGCTTGAAGGCTGAATTTAAGAATAAAACCTTAAAGCCAAGTCAGCTAGATAAATACATCGAAGAAAGTGAAGAAAATTTACAAATCATCATTCGCAACTTAGACAGAGCAGCTAACTTGATTTCAAGTTTCAAACAAGTCGCAGTAGACCAAAGTGTTGAAGATGAGCGCGATTTTAACATGAAGCAATTAATCGACGATGTCTTTCTAACACTGACGCCAAAAATCAAGAACTATCAATATCAATTAGCTGTTACCTGTGACGAAAACTTGATGATCAGAAGTAAGCCAAGCCCGATTACCCAGGTCCTCATCAACTTGATCATTAATAGTTTTATTCATGGCTTTGAAAACATCGATAACGGCCAAATCACGATAATTGTCCGAGCAAGCGATGACCGTTTAACCATTACCTATAGCGACGACGGCAATGGCGTAAAGCCAGAAATGCAAGATAAAATATTTGAACCATTTTCAACCACTAAACGAGGTGAAGGGGGCTCTGGTTTGGGTATGCATTTGGTTTACAATCTTGTTACACAGGCACTTAAAGGAACCATTCAACTCGACACGACCCAAGAAAAAGGTGCAACATTTATTATTGACTTCCCTATCGAATTATTAACAAAAACCGAATAG
- a CDS encoding succinylglutamate desuccinylase/aspartoacylase family protein — translation MTTINKTVLSMGEMASGAKLTVPVYSIKGRGEGPSVYIQANMHGAEVQGNAVIYQLLELLKTLPVLGDITLVPYANPVGANHKNGEYTLGRFDPITGVNWNRMYHYNQAQITDFVDHLTNQPQAEIDQQFQQLLVGNIEQKLEHNQYGLTTGQRIAYQLQKMAHQADLVLDLHTGPISSKHLYCPEYAKASASYFDIEHTILIPDGFDGAMDEATFCPWWSLSKQLATKGIAYQLERESFTVELGSQELIDLDVAEQDARSILSYLQYKKVIDTSEFVPSNITRYGCYLKDYKAFYSPMGGMVDYLADFGQVLRAGQPLARILRMDNYGDGDALHYISLDHDVIPILHFASASVNQGTELYKVFSKYFELV, via the coding sequence ATGACAACAATCAATAAAACAGTACTTTCAATGGGTGAAATGGCCTCTGGTGCAAAATTGACTGTGCCTGTTTATAGCATTAAGGGGCGAGGTGAGGGACCAAGTGTTTATATTCAGGCGAATATGCACGGCGCCGAAGTACAAGGTAATGCTGTTATTTATCAATTATTAGAGCTATTAAAAACGTTGCCGGTTTTAGGTGATATTACTCTAGTTCCATATGCCAACCCAGTAGGTGCAAATCACAAAAATGGGGAGTACACGTTAGGGCGTTTTGATCCAATAACCGGCGTTAACTGGAATCGGATGTATCATTACAACCAAGCGCAAATTACTGACTTTGTTGATCACTTAACAAATCAACCACAAGCTGAGATCGATCAACAATTTCAACAGTTATTGGTTGGTAATATTGAACAAAAACTCGAACACAACCAATACGGTTTAACAACCGGTCAGCGCATTGCCTATCAACTGCAAAAAATGGCTCATCAAGCCGATCTCGTACTTGATTTGCACACCGGGCCCATCTCATCTAAGCATTTGTATTGTCCTGAATACGCTAAAGCAAGTGCTAGTTATTTTGACATTGAGCATACGATTTTAATTCCAGATGGCTTTGATGGTGCTATGGATGAAGCTACTTTTTGCCCTTGGTGGTCGTTGTCGAAACAGCTTGCAACTAAAGGCATAGCTTATCAACTTGAACGAGAGAGCTTTACCGTTGAGCTTGGTTCACAAGAGCTGATCGATTTAGATGTCGCAGAGCAAGATGCACGCAGTATTTTGAGTTACTTGCAGTACAAAAAAGTTATTGATACGAGCGAGTTTGTGCCATCGAATATCACGCGTTATGGTTGTTATTTGAAAGATTACAAAGCGTTTTACTCACCAATGGGCGGGATGGTCGACTATTTAGCTGATTTTGGTCAGGTGCTTAGGGCAGGCCAACCACTTGCACGCATATTGCGAATGGATAATTACGGCGACGGTGATGCACTGCATTATATCAGTCTAGATCACGATGTGATTCCTATTTTACATTTCGCGTCAGCGAGCGTTAATCAAGGTACAGAGTTGTATAAAGTGTTCAGCAAGTATTTTGAATTAGTGTAA
- a CDS encoding class I SAM-dependent methyltransferase has product MSVANTSQLLLKNLSLLKATKPLFINLPADAFIDEYKREYPHAQLSFFNSHYGEYLAHQAKQHPCQFSHYYQANEIHDLIIIAFPKSKAELGYTLAMLNEVTDQNTIIYFVGEKNSGVKSVEKLAKNYLHGCQKDDAARHCLLFSGCYKAQAKPFDVDEWFVQYPLDIKGKTIQIYALPGVFSQERLDVGTKLLLEYLPDYTGKKVLDFGCGAGVIGAYIASSYPSSTLALADVSALALASAKQTFAANQLKGKFIATDSMSNITDLFDAVISNPPFHQGLKTHYQATERFLSEIAKHIKVKGSLTIVANSFLKYQPIIASKFISVEQAVKANGFTVYHAIR; this is encoded by the coding sequence ATGTCTGTTGCGAATACCAGTCAACTATTACTCAAGAACCTCTCGTTACTCAAAGCGACTAAGCCGCTATTTATCAATCTTCCGGCAGATGCTTTTATTGATGAATACAAGCGTGAATATCCACATGCTCAATTGAGTTTTTTCAACAGCCATTACGGCGAATATCTAGCCCATCAAGCCAAACAACACCCGTGTCAATTTTCTCATTACTACCAAGCTAATGAGATCCACGACCTGATTATTATCGCGTTCCCGAAAAGTAAAGCTGAGCTTGGTTACACACTCGCCATGCTAAATGAGGTCACCGACCAAAATACGATAATTTATTTTGTTGGCGAGAAAAACTCGGGCGTAAAATCGGTAGAGAAGCTCGCTAAAAACTACCTTCACGGCTGTCAGAAAGATGATGCAGCCCGTCACTGCTTATTATTTAGTGGTTGCTACAAAGCGCAGGCCAAGCCATTTGATGTTGACGAATGGTTTGTTCAATATCCGCTTGATATCAAAGGTAAAACTATCCAAATATATGCGCTACCAGGGGTTTTTAGCCAAGAGCGTCTCGATGTTGGCACTAAACTATTACTCGAGTACTTGCCGGATTACACCGGGAAAAAAGTCTTAGATTTTGGCTGCGGTGCTGGTGTTATCGGCGCTTATATAGCATCGAGTTACCCATCAAGTACACTTGCGCTAGCTGATGTAAGTGCACTAGCCTTAGCCTCTGCCAAACAGACTTTTGCTGCCAATCAACTAAAAGGGAAGTTTATTGCCACTGATAGCATGTCAAATATCACTGATTTATTTGATGCTGTCATTTCAAATCCACCATTTCATCAAGGGCTGAAAACCCATTACCAAGCAACCGAGCGTTTCTTGAGTGAAATAGCCAAGCACATCAAAGTCAAAGGCTCCTTAACCATAGTCGCTAACAGCTTTCTAAAGTACCAACCGATCATCGCCAGTAAATTTATTAGCGTTGAACAAGCGGTTAAGGCCAATGGTTTTACGGTTTATCACGCAATTCGTTAA
- a CDS encoding TonB-dependent receptor — protein sequence MRSVFSSCPQWSRSVLSAAILSTLAMPTLANTISGKVVDNKGKPVADATIKLNKSTVVVSDQSGVFTFDAVKLGQSEIHVSADSYSHVTQKVTVGEQGITDLNVTLSPSVMEVIDVYATPLHGSTIESALPINVLAGDELALKQAATLGETLKHEVGIHSTYFGPNSSSPIIRGLDGPRVLITQNGLDVGDVSRVGPDHVVSTETATATQVEVLRGPATLFYGSGAIGGVVNVVDTRVPTSTDTQFDYRYAYNSVSDGNEGSFNFNTGTGNFAFHADGYIRDTDDYEIPTEEGVLEGSSSKADGFTIGSSYLLDNGFVGFSYGKMNNTYGIPGHGHGDDDHDDHSDDHDDDHDDGHDEHEEESVFADMKQTRFQVLSELTFDESFINRMAAKFAYTDYQHVEIEDGEVGTTFKNEAYEARVDLHHHEINGFKGAWTLHYKSSDFEAIGEEAFTAPSKTTSLALAWLEEKHLRDDVLLQLGARVESVDIKSTDLSDIPNFDFTPLSASVGFVWDYQQGYNLGLSMSLSQRAPSAGELYANGPHIGTSTYEVGAIYDVEMHGDHVDIELNGVKPKVETAKNIDLTWRKFEGDFGFVISGFYNQIDNYYYLENTGLYADGGHDHHEEGAIQDEEHGEGLPIYAYRQADVTLKGFESEFIYKVNDALKTSVFADYIHATFDDNVQGKYLPRIPPMRTGLVFDYQQDRFDSRLSITRYFDQDNVGEFETTTSGYTLVDLNVNYYLEGYGNDLVLFAKGENLLDEEARVHSSFLKEVAPLPGRNFVLGVRGSF from the coding sequence ATGCGCTCTGTATTTTCTTCGTGCCCACAGTGGTCACGCTCAGTACTATCAGCTGCAATTTTATCAACATTAGCAATGCCGACATTGGCAAACACAATTTCTGGCAAAGTTGTTGATAACAAAGGTAAACCTGTGGCAGATGCCACGATCAAGCTCAACAAATCTACCGTTGTTGTCTCTGATCAATCAGGTGTGTTTACATTTGATGCAGTAAAGCTTGGTCAATCTGAAATCCATGTATCAGCAGATTCATATAGTCACGTGACACAAAAAGTTACCGTTGGTGAGCAAGGTATTACCGATTTAAATGTGACATTATCACCTTCTGTAATGGAGGTTATCGATGTGTATGCCACACCACTACACGGTTCAACAATTGAATCTGCCTTACCTATCAATGTCTTAGCTGGTGATGAGTTAGCATTGAAGCAGGCCGCGACATTAGGTGAAACACTTAAACACGAAGTGGGTATTCATTCGACTTACTTCGGCCCTAATTCTAGTAGTCCAATTATTCGCGGGTTAGACGGCCCTCGTGTGTTAATTACCCAAAATGGTCTCGACGTTGGCGATGTGTCGCGTGTTGGTCCAGATCATGTTGTCTCTACCGAAACAGCAACAGCGACACAGGTAGAAGTATTGCGAGGCCCTGCTACTTTATTCTATGGTAGTGGTGCTATCGGTGGTGTGGTAAACGTTGTTGATACCCGTGTACCAACCTCAACCGATACGCAATTTGATTATCGCTATGCCTATAACAGTGTGTCTGATGGTAATGAAGGGTCATTTAACTTCAATACTGGCACAGGCAACTTTGCATTCCACGCCGATGGTTATATTCGCGATACTGATGATTACGAGATTCCAACCGAAGAGGGCGTACTTGAAGGCAGTTCTTCAAAAGCCGATGGCTTTACTATTGGCTCTAGTTATTTATTAGATAATGGTTTTGTTGGTTTTTCTTACGGTAAAATGAACAATACCTATGGTATTCCTGGTCATGGTCATGGCGATGATGATCACGATGATCACAGCGATGATCACGATGACGATCATGATGATGGTCACGACGAACACGAAGAAGAATCTGTTTTTGCTGATATGAAGCAAACGCGTTTTCAAGTATTGTCTGAGTTGACTTTTGATGAAAGCTTTATTAATCGCATGGCAGCAAAGTTTGCCTACACCGACTATCAACACGTTGAGATAGAAGATGGTGAAGTAGGAACTACCTTCAAAAACGAAGCTTATGAAGCACGTGTTGATCTTCATCACCATGAAATTAATGGCTTTAAGGGGGCATGGACCCTACATTACAAATCATCAGACTTTGAAGCGATTGGTGAAGAGGCGTTTACCGCCCCGTCAAAGACGACTTCATTAGCATTGGCTTGGCTAGAAGAAAAGCATTTGCGCGATGATGTCTTACTACAATTAGGTGCCCGTGTTGAAAGTGTTGATATTAAATCGACGGATTTATCTGATATTCCAAACTTCGATTTTACACCGTTAAGCGCATCTGTTGGCTTCGTTTGGGATTATCAGCAAGGCTATAATTTGGGTTTATCGATGTCGCTCTCACAACGTGCACCATCAGCGGGTGAGTTGTATGCAAACGGTCCTCATATCGGGACAAGTACTTATGAAGTGGGCGCAATTTACGATGTTGAAATGCACGGCGATCATGTTGATATTGAGCTAAATGGTGTTAAGCCTAAAGTTGAAACAGCCAAAAATATCGATCTGACATGGCGTAAATTTGAAGGCGACTTCGGCTTTGTTATTTCAGGCTTTTACAACCAAATAGATAACTATTATTACTTAGAAAATACTGGCTTATATGCTGATGGTGGCCATGATCATCACGAAGAAGGAGCTATTCAAGATGAAGAGCATGGTGAAGGGTTACCGATTTATGCATATCGCCAAGCTGATGTCACGTTGAAGGGATTTGAGTCGGAGTTTATTTATAAAGTAAATGACGCGTTAAAAACAAGCGTATTTGCCGATTATATCCACGCGACATTTGACGATAACGTTCAAGGTAAATACTTACCTCGTATTCCACCAATGCGGACAGGTTTAGTGTTTGATTATCAACAAGACCGATTCGACAGCCGACTGTCGATAACACGCTATTTTGATCAAGATAATGTTGGTGAATTTGAGACGACAACAAGCGGTTACACGTTAGTTGATCTTAATGTAAATTACTATCTCGAAGGTTATGGTAATGATTTAGTGCTGTTTGCCAAAGGTGAAAACTTACTCGATGAAGAAGCGCGAGTTCACTCGTCATTCTTGAAAGAAGTTGCACCACTGCCTGGTCGTAACTTTGTATTAGGTGTTCGCGGTAGTTTCTAG
- a CDS encoding Hpt domain-containing protein: MANKPLIDETLLSGYIESLGKNIVEQMFGLYKEQSVIYINEIAATLPDGSQQDWHERCHKFKGAASSVGLLQMHAYMVEIEHSQAPSDEKQAFVKEMLALNEASIETFKKWLDTH, translated from the coding sequence GTGGCAAATAAACCTTTAATTGATGAAACTTTATTGAGTGGTTATATCGAAAGCTTGGGGAAAAACATCGTTGAGCAGATGTTTGGTCTCTATAAAGAGCAGTCAGTTATTTATATCAATGAAATAGCGGCAACCTTACCCGATGGGTCTCAGCAAGATTGGCATGAGAGATGCCACAAGTTTAAAGGGGCTGCAAGTAGTGTCGGCTTATTGCAAATGCATGCTTACATGGTAGAAATAGAGCACTCACAAGCACCAAGTGATGAAAAGCAAGCCTTCGTTAAAGAAATGCTGGCGCTAAATGAAGCATCAATTGAAACATTTAAAAAATGGCTCGACACACATTAG
- the arcA gene encoding two-component system response regulator ArcA produces MQNNHILIVEDEDVTRFNLRNLFEAEGYSVSEAIDGDTMEQALKANPVSLVIMDINLPGKNGLLLARELTNNPDLGLIFLTGRDSDIDKILGLEIGADDYLTKPFNPRELTIRARNILNRITQSKKEPDNAIITFNGWHLDGNSRKMTSPQGDVISVPRGEYRALRLLIANAGQIVTRAELIKEMTGRELRSNDRTVDVTIRRLRKHFEADTDAPELINTIHGEGYRFVGQVGE; encoded by the coding sequence ATGCAAAACAACCACATTTTAATTGTTGAAGACGAAGACGTAACTCGCTTCAACTTGCGTAATCTTTTTGAAGCTGAAGGCTATAGTGTATCTGAAGCCATTGACGGTGACACCATGGAACAAGCGCTAAAAGCGAATCCAGTAAGCTTAGTGATCATGGATATTAATTTGCCCGGTAAGAATGGTTTATTACTAGCTCGCGAGCTCACTAACAATCCAGATTTAGGTTTAATTTTCTTAACGGGTCGCGATTCAGATATCGACAAGATTTTAGGCTTAGAAATTGGCGCTGACGATTACCTAACTAAACCATTTAATCCTCGTGAATTAACAATTCGCGCACGTAATATCTTAAACCGTATTACACAATCTAAGAAAGAACCAGACAACGCGATAATTACTTTTAATGGTTGGCACTTAGATGGCAACTCACGCAAGATGACATCACCACAAGGCGACGTTATTTCAGTACCACGTGGCGAATACCGCGCGTTGCGTTTGTTAATCGCTAACGCAGGTCAAATTGTTACTCGCGCAGAGCTTATTAAAGAAATGACAGGCCGCGAATTGCGCTCCAATGATAGAACGGTTGATGTCACCATTCGTCGTTTGCGTAAGCATTTTGAAGCCGATACTGATGCACCTGAGTTGATCAATACTATTCACGGTGAAGGTTATCGATTTGTCGGACAAGTAGGCGAGTAG
- a CDS encoding PLP-dependent decarboxylase, which translates to MNQVSQLPHIIAPEFIRAIEDHHNHFSSEHGYFIYHLDKLRLHLANLQQQDVVKLWFAVKANPLSRVIQTIAQQGFCFDVASDGELEQVLAQGVSAKNILNTGPAKSKRQLQRFIDKGVNTFVVESINQLAWLNELAQDNKITPTVLLRVQLQWPEGEKNPLGGNELTPFGLNLEQWQTIKLSDFPALNICGIHIFQWGNMLSNAKMFSLWSQMIEPLVGLAEDLGFELEILDLGGGLGIDYLQTGQAIDWSMAMRDLAEIKAKAQVKEIWLELGRYAVAQAGYYVAPIVDKKLNAGEQQLILAGGINHLLRPAITSQPFPARMLRTSNQVSENYHVHGPLCTSMDKLGIFALPNDVAVGDALLFGLCGAYGFTESMPFFLCHDIAAEYVFENLTFELVREPQSPTWYLR; encoded by the coding sequence ATGAATCAAGTGAGCCAGTTACCCCATATTATTGCCCCAGAATTTATTCGAGCGATTGAAGATCATCACAACCATTTTTCGAGTGAACACGGTTATTTTATCTATCACCTCGATAAGCTCAGGCTGCACTTAGCAAACTTGCAGCAACAAGATGTTGTCAAATTGTGGTTTGCGGTAAAAGCAAACCCATTATCTAGGGTGATTCAAACGATTGCTCAACAAGGGTTTTGTTTTGATGTGGCAAGTGACGGCGAGCTTGAGCAAGTGTTAGCGCAAGGGGTTAGTGCGAAAAATATTTTAAATACTGGGCCAGCTAAATCTAAACGCCAGTTGCAGCGATTTATCGATAAAGGGGTAAATACTTTTGTCGTCGAAAGCATCAATCAATTAGCCTGGCTTAATGAGCTTGCACAGGACAATAAAATTACTCCAACAGTCTTGCTGAGGGTCCAATTACAGTGGCCAGAAGGTGAGAAAAACCCGTTAGGTGGTAATGAGCTAACCCCTTTTGGTCTAAACCTTGAACAATGGCAAACGATCAAGCTTAGTGATTTTCCTGCACTTAACATTTGTGGCATCCATATTTTCCAATGGGGCAATATGCTCAGTAATGCCAAAATGTTTAGTTTGTGGTCACAAATGATTGAACCTTTGGTTGGTTTAGCTGAGGATTTGGGCTTCGAACTCGAGATTCTCGATTTAGGTGGCGGTTTGGGCATTGATTACCTGCAAACCGGCCAAGCAATTGATTGGTCAATGGCGATGCGAGATCTAGCTGAAATCAAAGCCAAAGCGCAGGTAAAAGAAATTTGGCTAGAGCTCGGTCGTTATGCCGTTGCTCAAGCTGGTTACTACGTCGCACCAATCGTTGATAAAAAGCTCAATGCTGGTGAGCAGCAATTAATCCTTGCCGGTGGTATCAACCATTTATTGCGTCCTGCGATCACTAGTCAGCCGTTTCCTGCGCGAATGTTGCGAACGTCCAATCAAGTAAGTGAAAACTATCACGTGCATGGTCCGTTGTGTACGAGTATGGATAAGCTGGGCATATTTGCCTTGCCAAATGACGTAGCGGTTGGCGATGCATTGCTCTTCGGTTTATGTGGTGCTTACGGTTTTACCGAAAGTATGCCGTTCTTTTTATGCCATGACATAGCCGCTGAATATGTCTTTGAAAATTTAACATTTGAATTAGTTCGCGAGCCGCAGTCGCCAACTTGGTATTTGAGGTAA
- a CDS encoding S1 RNA-binding domain-containing protein, giving the protein MAQIGTFNQLEVIDLIAHGAILNGDDKGEILLPNRYVPKDCAIGDTLDVFIYADSQDRLVATTQKPKAQSGEFASLKVVQTNKIGAFLDWGLPKDLLVPFNNQQRPMEVGKNYLVRVFNDERTERIVASSKLDKFLDIWPAEYQSGEQVDLIIAGKTDLGFKAIINHQHWGLIFHSDIFKPLRTGQKLTGYIKQVRDDGRIDLALSRAGKGKVIDFQQQLLAYLIEHDGFCDIHDKSSPALIQKTFGVSKKAFKATVGHLLKQGKITIEPNGIRLKS; this is encoded by the coding sequence ATGGCACAGATTGGCACATTTAATCAACTAGAGGTCATCGACTTAATCGCCCACGGCGCTATTTTAAATGGTGACGACAAAGGAGAGATCCTGCTACCCAATCGTTATGTACCAAAAGATTGTGCCATCGGTGATACGCTCGATGTCTTTATTTACGCTGATTCACAAGATAGGCTTGTTGCTACAACCCAAAAGCCAAAAGCTCAAAGTGGTGAATTTGCTAGTTTAAAAGTTGTCCAGACGAATAAAATTGGCGCCTTTCTAGATTGGGGGCTGCCAAAAGATCTGTTAGTGCCGTTTAACAATCAACAGCGTCCGATGGAAGTAGGTAAAAATTATTTAGTTCGCGTCTTTAATGATGAGCGCACTGAGCGAATTGTCGCTTCAAGTAAACTCGATAAGTTTCTCGACATATGGCCGGCCGAATATCAAAGTGGTGAGCAAGTCGATTTAATTATTGCTGGCAAAACCGATCTAGGCTTTAAAGCAATAATCAATCACCAACACTGGGGGTTAATTTTCCACAGTGATATTTTCAAACCATTGCGCACGGGGCAAAAATTAACAGGTTATATTAAACAAGTCAGAGATGATGGTCGTATTGATCTCGCCTTGTCTCGTGCCGGTAAAGGTAAGGTTATCGATTTTCAACAGCAGTTATTAGCATATTTAATTGAACACGATGGCTTTTGTGATATCCACGATAAGAGTTCGCCAGCGTTAATTCAAAAGACATTTGGCGTAAGTAAAAAAGCTTTCAAGGCCACCGTAGGTCATTTGTTAAAACAAGGAAAAATAACTATTGAGCCAAATGGCATTCGGTTAAAATCGTAG
- a CDS encoding 2,3,4,5-tetrahydropyridine-2,6-dicarboxylate N-succinyltransferase, which yields MNWQETLSQLEQGTVRAAYQDEQGQWHANTQVKQAILEVFKAGENTSFSSPYQGFVDKHNLPTQAFTPERGVRMVPGGSSVRAGAYVASGVIIMPPAYINIGAFVDSGTMVDSHALVGSCAQIGKNVHLSAAVQIGGVLEPIGANPVIIEDNAFLGAGVVVVEGRVVKQGAVLAPGVNLTASMPVYDCVHEYQLERGAPIPENAIVVQGSRPVSSAWGQAQGLQMSCALIVKYRDEQSDAALELESLLR from the coding sequence ATGAATTGGCAAGAAACGCTATCACAATTAGAACAAGGCACTGTGCGTGCCGCATATCAAGATGAACAAGGTCAATGGCATGCTAATACGCAAGTTAAGCAAGCTATATTAGAAGTCTTTAAAGCGGGCGAAAACACAAGTTTTTCATCACCTTACCAAGGTTTTGTCGATAAGCACAATTTACCTACCCAAGCTTTTACGCCCGAACGAGGTGTCAGAATGGTGCCGGGTGGTAGTTCAGTTAGGGCGGGGGCATACGTTGCCAGTGGCGTGATTATTATGCCTCCTGCTTATATTAATATTGGTGCATTTGTCGATTCTGGCACTATGGTTGATAGTCACGCACTTGTTGGCTCGTGTGCACAAATTGGTAAAAACGTGCATTTGAGTGCCGCAGTTCAAATCGGTGGTGTCCTTGAGCCAATTGGCGCTAACCCAGTGATCATTGAAGATAACGCGTTTTTAGGGGCCGGTGTCGTGGTTGTTGAAGGACGTGTTGTTAAGCAAGGTGCGGTATTAGCGCCAGGCGTAAACCTAACCGCCTCTATGCCAGTATATGATTGTGTTCATGAATATCAGCTTGAGCGCGGCGCACCTATTCCTGAAAATGCGATTGTTGTCCAAGGTTCTCGACCGGTATCAAGTGCATGGGGACAAGCGCAAGGCTTACAAATGAGTTGTGCTTTGATTGTTAAGTATCGCGATGAGCAAAGTGATGCAGCACTAGAGCTTGAATCTCTGTTGAGGTAA